TCCCGTAGCAAAATGACAGATAAGCAGTTAGCGACCAAGCAAACGAAGGCAGATGAGATCATGCGCCGTGACTGGGTAGTGAAGGATGGACTGCTTGTTTATGAAGGAAAAGGCGGTGAAAACCTGTGCTCAGAAAAAATGTATGAAGACTTTGAAATGTATGTCGACTGGAAAATTGCTCCTGATGGAGACGCCGGCGTTTACCTTCGCGGAACGCCTCAGGTACAGGTCTGGGACATCGCCCGTACCAATGTAGGAGCACAGGTAGGTTCAGGAGGGTTGTACAACAATCAGAAACACAGGAGTACACCGTTACTGGTCGCTGATAATCCGGTGAACGAGTGGAATTCATTCTATATCAAAATGATTGGGGAAAAAGTCACAGTTTATCTGAACGGGCAGTTGGTGACAGATAATATAACACTTGAAAATTTCTGGGACCGCTCCATTCCTATTTTCGCCAAGGAAGCTATTGAACTTCAGGCTCATGGAACCAGAGTAGAGTATCGTGATATCTATATCCGTGAGATAGAACGTCCTGAATCATATCAGGTTTCCGACAAGGAGAAGGCTGAGGGGTTTGTTCCTATGTTCAATGGTATTGATATGTCGGGATGGGTAGGAAACCTGAAGGCTTATTTTGCACAGGATGGAATGATTGTCTGCGATCCGGCGAAAGGAGGACATGGTAATGTATATACGGATAAAGAGTATTCGGATTTCACCATGCGTTTTGAATTTCAACTGACGCCTGCAGCCAATAATGGTTTGGGGATACGTACTCCACTGACGGGTGATGCGG
This is a stretch of genomic DNA from Bacteroidales bacterium. It encodes these proteins:
- a CDS encoding DUF1080 domain-containing protein, with the protein product SRSKMTDKQLATKQTKADEIMRRDWVVKDGLLVYEGKGGENLCSEKMYEDFEMYVDWKIAPDGDAGVYLRGTPQVQVWDIARTNVGAQVGSGGLYNNQKHRSTPLLVADNPVNEWNSFYIKMIGEKVTVYLNGQLVTDNITLENFWDRSIPIFAKEAIELQAHGTRVEYRDIYIREIERPESYQVSDKEKAEGFVPMFNGIDMSGWVGNLKAYFAQDGMIVCDPAKGGHGNVYTDKEYSDFTMRFEFQLTPAANNGLGIRTPLTGDAAYVGMELQILDNEAEVYKNLKEYQYHGSVYGVIAAKRGHQKPIGEWNIQEVTAKGNRITITLNGVVILDGDIAEASQNFTKTADGRDHPGLSNKSGHIGFLGHGSKLAFRNLRIKDLSVPAKKK